A genomic segment from Nocardiopsis sp. Huas11 encodes:
- a CDS encoding GNAT family N-acetyltransferase, producing the protein MAKARKQPTDVDVKPLTVERWDDFEALFTSAAIPGRCWCMWQRGTQKDAIENRGEGNRTAMRGKVDDGEEVGLLAYADGVPAAWCSIGPRSAFGRLSRSPALTPAEGSEPPEKVWSTVCYFVHRDYRHLGLAHELLRAAVEYARERGAEAFEGYPVKPRDKRIDTPSAFPGTSAMFVQAGFSPVPSRAPDRSIQMIMRRRLN; encoded by the coding sequence GTGGCGAAAGCGCGGAAACAGCCGACGGATGTGGACGTCAAGCCGCTCACCGTGGAGCGTTGGGACGATTTCGAGGCCCTGTTCACCTCCGCGGCGATCCCGGGGCGCTGCTGGTGCATGTGGCAGCGGGGCACTCAGAAGGACGCGATCGAGAACCGCGGCGAGGGCAACCGCACCGCGATGCGGGGCAAGGTCGACGACGGCGAGGAGGTCGGGCTGCTGGCCTACGCGGACGGCGTTCCCGCCGCATGGTGCTCGATCGGTCCGCGCTCGGCGTTCGGCCGGCTCAGCAGGTCCCCCGCGCTGACCCCTGCCGAGGGATCGGAGCCTCCGGAGAAGGTCTGGTCCACGGTGTGCTACTTCGTCCATCGCGACTACCGGCACCTGGGGTTGGCGCACGAGCTTCTGCGAGCGGCCGTCGAGTACGCCCGCGAGCGGGGGGCCGAGGCCTTCGAGGGGTACCCGGTCAAACCGCGTGACAAGCGGATCGATACCCCTTCGGCCTTCCCCGGTACCTCCGCCATGTTCGTCCAGGCGGGGTTCAGCCCCGTGCCGAGCCGCGCACCGGACCGGTCGATCCAGATGATCATGCGACGTCGGCTCAACTGA
- a CDS encoding ABC transporter ATP-binding protein: MKNVSLRPLRTVLRFALEADKGRTVLLFTLTLLEMCPVAAVWALKVLVDALSQGESARAVTSVVAMAALLTLGRLASHGGVRIKADLTERTGLYIDRRVMSIAATLPELDHHERAEYRRKLEMLRFERAQLVMTLGTFASVLGLAARALLTMAVLFALDPLLVLLPLFAVPAFLASRKSADLDRAAKDGTLEHWYQANGLLDLATSSTAAKELRVFALHDELPRRFDAFWRTIESVRLRARLRGSLIAVAGWAVFCAGFGAALATVLWRFAEGTATAGDLAAAVAIVLQLNGQVGGLVGTVGMMHVCLRAVGRLDWLENHARTAASRGGEATVPDRLREGITLHDVSFSYPDSDRNTLDRIGLRIRAGTTVAIVGENGAGKTTLVKLLFGLYQPTSGRITADTTDIRDLDPAAWRAATTAAFQDFERFELPLGSVVGIGDLPRSEDEAAIRTALERAGATEVPGATPDGLATRLGSSYPDGSDLSGGQWQKLALARALMRPAPLLTVFDEPTANLDPVTEKSLFDRYAAASRESARTTGGVTVLVTHRFSTVRSADVIVVMDHGRLVETGSHTELMEADGMYAELYRLQARAYL, encoded by the coding sequence ATGAAGAATGTCTCGCTGCGGCCGCTGCGGACGGTCCTGCGCTTCGCTCTCGAAGCCGACAAGGGGCGCACCGTCCTGCTGTTCACGCTCACCCTTCTGGAGATGTGTCCAGTCGCCGCCGTGTGGGCCCTCAAGGTCCTGGTGGACGCGCTCAGTCAGGGAGAGTCGGCACGTGCCGTGACCTCCGTCGTGGCCATGGCGGCACTGCTCACGCTGGGCAGGCTGGCCTCCCACGGCGGGGTACGGATCAAGGCCGACCTGACCGAGCGCACCGGCCTGTACATCGACCGCAGAGTCATGAGCATCGCAGCGACTCTGCCCGAACTCGACCACCACGAGCGGGCGGAGTACCGCCGCAAACTGGAGATGCTGCGGTTCGAGCGCGCCCAGCTGGTCATGACGCTCGGCACCTTCGCCTCCGTGCTCGGCCTGGCCGCACGCGCTCTGCTGACCATGGCCGTCCTCTTCGCCCTGGACCCGCTTCTGGTCCTGCTGCCGCTGTTCGCCGTGCCGGCCTTCCTTGCCAGCCGCAAGTCCGCCGACCTGGACCGGGCGGCCAAGGACGGCACCCTCGAGCACTGGTACCAGGCCAACGGCCTACTCGATCTGGCCACCAGCTCCACCGCCGCGAAGGAACTGCGTGTCTTCGCACTGCACGACGAACTGCCACGACGTTTCGACGCGTTCTGGCGCACCATCGAATCGGTCCGGTTGCGCGCCCGACTGCGCGGTTCGCTGATCGCTGTGGCCGGATGGGCCGTGTTCTGCGCCGGCTTCGGAGCAGCGCTCGCCACCGTCCTCTGGCGGTTCGCCGAGGGAACGGCGACGGCAGGGGACCTGGCCGCGGCCGTCGCCATCGTCCTCCAGCTGAACGGGCAGGTGGGCGGGCTCGTCGGCACCGTCGGCATGATGCACGTCTGCCTGCGTGCCGTCGGCCGGCTGGACTGGCTCGAGAACCACGCGCGGACCGCGGCGTCCCGCGGAGGGGAGGCGACCGTCCCGGACCGGCTGCGCGAGGGCATCACCCTGCACGACGTGTCCTTCAGCTATCCCGACTCCGATCGGAACACTCTCGACCGGATCGGGCTGCGCATCCGCGCGGGCACGACGGTCGCCATCGTCGGGGAGAACGGCGCCGGCAAGACCACCTTGGTGAAACTGCTGTTCGGTCTGTACCAGCCGACGTCCGGACGCATCACCGCCGACACCACCGACATCCGCGATCTGGACCCGGCGGCGTGGCGCGCGGCGACCACGGCCGCGTTCCAGGACTTCGAACGCTTCGAGTTGCCGCTCGGTTCGGTCGTCGGGATCGGCGACCTGCCCCGGTCGGAGGACGAAGCAGCGATCCGCACCGCGTTGGAGCGGGCCGGCGCCACGGAGGTCCCCGGTGCGACACCGGACGGCCTCGCCACCCGCCTCGGCTCCTCCTACCCGGACGGATCCGATCTGTCCGGCGGACAGTGGCAGAAGCTGGCGCTGGCCCGCGCGCTGATGCGCCCGGCCCCGCTGCTCACGGTCTTCGACGAGCCGACGGCGAACCTGGACCCGGTGACCGAGAAGTCACTGTTCGACCGCTACGCCGCCGCGTCCCGTGAGAGCGCACGCACCACCGGCGGCGTCACCGTCCTGGTCACGCACCGTTTCTCGACCGTGCGCTCGGCCGACGTGATCGTGGTCATGGACCATGGGCGGCTGGTGGAAACCGGTTCGCACACCGAACTCATGGAGGCGGACGGCATGTACGCCGAGCTGTACCGGCTCCAGGCGCGCGCTTACCTGTGA
- a CDS encoding ABC transporter ATP-binding protein, protein MFSKTRPWHRRLPPQLRLAGTVAAAAPGYSGLLGVLLLSAAVLPAAVAVTVGSLVTAVLEADRTSPESLFSAVLPLFCAIVVLVLLQQTLPPFQETVGELLGARSMASLGGRVMRATMAPSGIDHLARTSVRERLASARHFAPTDYAPLFAVPALATVAGTTLAALVSAAVLFAFTWWVPLLLILSRAVAREASRRSILSAHAADSEQKGALRRADYLRELATTPRAAKELRVFGLGAWVVRGFDTAWVSAMRGIWAQRGSGRRSLILVLVPTLVADLVVLGLLASSAVGGQISPGQFTTFVLAVLGLGSLPLMSTQDIYAEYGSRPISAAGELEDELRAIDPAPPARPLPPAPALSREIRFEEVSFRYPGTEREVLAGLDLTIPAGGSLGLVGLNGAGKTTLVKLLAGLHRPTSGRITVDGTDLRGADPRSWQSTVAAVFQDFVRFDLSVADNIALGAPALREDRAAIVRAAEQAGLAEAVEGLPHGWDTVLNRLHSKGAELSGGQWQRLALARGLFAVRGGARVLILDEPTASLDVRAEADFFNHLLGLETDPTIILISHRFATVRRADTIAVLEDGRVREHGTHDDLCGRDTRYGSLFRLQAAAFTSPPEGAR, encoded by the coding sequence ATGTTCAGTAAGACCCGCCCCTGGCACCGCCGGCTGCCACCACAGCTTCGGCTGGCAGGTACGGTGGCGGCCGCGGCACCCGGCTACTCCGGCCTGCTGGGAGTGCTCCTGCTGTCCGCGGCCGTCCTTCCCGCGGCCGTGGCGGTCACCGTCGGTTCCCTCGTCACGGCGGTCCTGGAGGCGGATCGCACGTCCCCGGAGTCGCTCTTCTCCGCCGTCCTGCCTCTCTTCTGCGCGATCGTCGTCCTGGTCCTGCTCCAACAGACGCTGCCACCGTTCCAGGAGACGGTCGGTGAGCTGCTCGGGGCGCGTTCCATGGCGAGCCTGGGCGGTCGCGTCATGCGGGCGACCATGGCACCATCCGGCATCGACCACCTCGCACGGACCTCCGTGCGGGAGCGCCTCGCCTCCGCCCGGCATTTCGCACCCACCGACTACGCTCCGCTCTTCGCCGTGCCCGCCCTGGCCACGGTCGCCGGGACGACGCTCGCGGCACTCGTTTCGGCGGCCGTCCTGTTCGCGTTCACCTGGTGGGTACCACTGCTGCTGATCCTGTCGCGGGCGGTGGCCCGGGAGGCCTCACGGCGGAGCATCCTCAGCGCCCACGCCGCCGACTCCGAACAGAAGGGCGCACTGCGCAGAGCCGACTACCTTCGTGAACTGGCCACCACTCCGCGCGCCGCCAAGGAGCTCCGTGTCTTCGGTCTGGGCGCATGGGTGGTTCGAGGCTTCGACACCGCATGGGTGTCCGCCATGCGGGGGATCTGGGCCCAGCGCGGAAGCGGCCGACGGTCCCTCATCCTGGTCCTGGTACCGACGCTGGTGGCCGACCTCGTCGTGCTGGGTCTGCTGGCCTCCTCCGCCGTCGGCGGGCAGATATCCCCTGGGCAGTTCACGACCTTCGTCCTCGCTGTGCTGGGTCTGGGTTCCCTGCCGCTGATGTCCACCCAGGACATCTACGCCGAGTACGGTTCCCGTCCCATCTCCGCAGCGGGCGAACTGGAGGACGAGCTCCGCGCGATCGACCCGGCCCCTCCGGCCCGGCCCCTGCCGCCCGCACCCGCACTGTCACGGGAGATCCGGTTCGAGGAGGTCTCCTTCCGCTATCCCGGCACCGAGCGGGAGGTCCTGGCCGGACTGGACCTGACCATCCCCGCGGGAGGCTCACTCGGACTCGTCGGCCTCAACGGCGCGGGTAAGACCACCCTGGTCAAACTGCTGGCCGGCCTGCACCGGCCCACGAGCGGCCGGATCACCGTGGACGGCACCGACCTGCGCGGTGCCGATCCACGCTCATGGCAGAGCACCGTCGCCGCCGTCTTCCAGGACTTCGTGCGCTTCGACCTCTCGGTCGCCGACAACATCGCCCTCGGCGCGCCGGCCCTGCGCGAGGACCGCGCCGCCATCGTCCGCGCCGCGGAGCAGGCGGGCCTGGCGGAAGCCGTCGAAGGGCTCCCGCACGGCTGGGACACCGTTCTCAACCGTCTGCACAGCAAGGGCGCCGAGCTCTCCGGCGGACAGTGGCAGCGCCTGGCCCTGGCCCGCGGCCTGTTCGCGGTCAGAGGAGGAGCCCGTGTCCTGATCCTCGACGAACCCACGGCCAGTCTGGACGTGCGGGCCGAAGCCGACTTCTTCAACCATCTGCTGGGACTGGAGACGGACCCGACCATCATCCTGATCTCGCACCGCTTCGCCACTGTGCGCCGGGCCGACACCATCGCCGTCCTGGAGGACGGACGTGTCCGTGAGCACGGCACCCACGACGACCTGTGCGGTCGCGATACCCGCTACGGCTCGCTGTTCCGCCTCCAGGCGGCGGCGTTCACCAGTCCCCCGGAAGGTGCGCGATGA
- a CDS encoding condensation domain-containing protein, with product MPETDTGGATRHLRGDVRDRLLARQPTPPGGVPSAPGEPVPVTRAQLAVALHERVKGGHAYQLPITIRLHGPLAADLLEEAITALVQRHAVLRTTVRYSGGGFVQDTAPAAPVGLARTTLTALPPKERSDALHELLAGEVTRGVDPARSPLLRAHLIALQPEEHVLLLLTHHLAADGASSDILLRDLGELYSAARAERSPMLPELPVSYQDFALWQRARTRSGAWDAQRSYWRERLRGAVPPAGLPYDRPRPPQVGPRGGTVPWHMPPGPAAGLRLLARERGTTFFAAVLAGYAALLHRLEAGDDLVVGVPFDGRRHPDLQPVAGLFATLLPLRLRAEPSMPFSALVDQAGDAVLGGLAHLDASAEPPDRDAAPPVRITLAMNPATPESEPFEHLRVERMHLPGASAKFDLGLALVDGPRIVGAFEYASDLWDRETVQGIGSALSAVLSSASGRPDTPVGSLPLVDGADREQVLRWSRAGAYE from the coding sequence ATGCCCGAAACGGACACCGGGGGTGCCACACGCCATCTGCGCGGCGACGTGCGCGATCGGTTGTTGGCCCGCCAGCCGACACCGCCCGGCGGTGTACCCTCCGCCCCGGGTGAGCCCGTCCCGGTCACCCGCGCCCAGCTCGCCGTGGCGCTGCATGAGCGGGTGAAGGGCGGGCACGCCTATCAACTGCCCATCACGATACGACTGCACGGCCCCTTGGCAGCGGATCTGCTGGAGGAGGCGATCACCGCCCTCGTCCAGCGGCATGCGGTGCTGCGCACGACCGTGCGATACAGCGGTGGCGGCTTCGTTCAGGACACCGCACCGGCCGCGCCTGTCGGCCTCGCACGCACGACGCTCACGGCCCTCCCTCCGAAGGAACGCTCGGACGCCCTGCACGAGCTACTCGCGGGAGAGGTCACCCGGGGCGTGGATCCCGCACGCTCCCCGCTGCTGCGCGCGCATCTCATCGCGCTGCAGCCCGAGGAGCACGTCCTCCTGCTGCTGACCCACCACCTGGCGGCCGACGGCGCCTCCTCCGACATCCTGCTGCGCGACCTGGGTGAGCTGTACTCCGCGGCCCGCGCCGAACGGTCCCCGATGCTCCCGGAGCTGCCGGTGTCCTATCAGGACTTCGCGCTGTGGCAGCGGGCCAGGACGCGGTCGGGCGCGTGGGACGCCCAGCGGAGCTACTGGAGGGAACGGCTGCGGGGCGCGGTACCGCCCGCCGGTCTGCCCTACGACCGGCCCCGCCCCCCACAGGTGGGCCCCCGCGGGGGCACTGTGCCCTGGCACATGCCCCCGGGTCCAGCCGCCGGACTCCGGCTGCTCGCGCGCGAGCGCGGCACCACGTTCTTCGCGGCCGTGCTGGCCGGGTACGCGGCGCTGTTGCACCGCCTGGAGGCTGGTGACGACCTCGTGGTGGGGGTGCCCTTCGACGGCCGACGGCACCCTGACCTGCAACCTGTCGCGGGTCTGTTCGCAACACTGCTGCCCCTGCGGCTCCGGGCCGAGCCGAGCATGCCGTTCTCCGCTCTGGTCGACCAGGCCGGTGACGCCGTCCTCGGCGGGCTCGCCCATCTGGACGCGTCCGCCGAACCTCCGGACCGCGACGCCGCTCCTCCGGTACGGATCACCCTGGCCATGAATCCGGCCACGCCCGAGTCCGAGCCGTTCGAACACCTGCGCGTCGAGCGAATGCACCTTCCGGGCGCATCGGCGAAGTTCGACCTCGGCCTCGCGCTCGTCGACGGTCCCAGGATCGTCGGGGCCTTCGAGTACGCGTCGGACCTGTGGGACCGGGAGACCGTCCAGGGCATCGGATCGGCCCTGAGCGCCGTGCTCTCCTCCGCGTCCGGCCGACCGGACACCCCGGTCGGCTCCCTCCCGCTGGTCGACGGCGCCGACCGGGAACAGGTCCTGCGGTGGAGCCGGGCCGGCGCCTACGAGTAA
- a CDS encoding non-ribosomal peptide synthetase encodes MSDLIRRLARLSPERRAAFLRGLGADTTESGPRLERGPRAAVGDWPLSLQQEQLWILDQTFPGQSMYNVATRVALRGALDRSALERALHRLERRHEVLRTHIVDKDGIPVQRVVEEARVLLDTEDLSALAGHEQERSLDALCARRANEPFDLGRAPLARACLIRLAADHHELLWITHHVVCDGWSVTLWLGELRAAYLAETGGPALPEPSAPRYVDYAQWQRTWLEGPQADGARRRARAALEGAEPLSLPTDRAPGSQRTFEGAVEVVPMDRAPLSDVDAFARAQGVPTLAVFTAAFQAVLHRWTGQEDLVIGSAVANRNQSPTRSTIGCFTNVLPLRGSLRGDQAFADVVAAAASAVLDALEWQDLPLAEVVEAVRPPRPADRLPLVQATLTLQSAAGLAAVDDPSEDDGRGALCFELRPQPNGGARFELAVEIGTNPDGTYLLAEYNTGLFDTDTIRTLLGAVETLLADGMAEPERTIGDLPLMSATEQRRVTREWNRTAVPRRPATLDAAFAEQAARTPDAVALESHGRELTYRELDAWSDRLARSIRAHGVGPEDLVGVCVNRSNARIAAVLGVLKAGAAYVPVEPEHPTERNHSLLANAGVCAVVADAEHHGRFDGVGPVIGPEDEPGDRAFPAPRPARPDNAAYVLFTSGSTGAPKGVAVSHANVSQFIATVREMFSLDEADVIPQFAALTFDVSVFEIFGTLLSGGRLVMCGEQDRRDPHRLTDLLARSGATVVDLPPAVMALLEPEELPRLRVAFVGGEAFPGGLASRWAATGCAFYNGYGTTENTVTTIAKRVVGAWHASPPIGRAMANHRAYVLDSRMRPVPVGMPGELYVGGSGTARGYLGRPGLTAERFLPDPFAPGPGERVYRTGDLARWRSDGDLEYLGRLDRQVQISGQRVELGEIESVLAGLPGVRQAVVEPDDSSHTTRLTAYLSGDTADDGQEARRRLAELLPGYMVPHAFMWLDRVPLTPSGKVDRSALPSPEAPQQGRSPATPTERRLVEEVVGPLLGQAVLDTEADLFELGVTSMQTMRILVRVRSVFGVRISPGEVYLRPTVARIAALIDEERDRSAQSPTFADLVTELSALPPEEALRRLDEPGEH; translated from the coding sequence ATGAGCGATCTGATCCGACGGCTGGCCCGACTCTCACCCGAACGACGGGCGGCGTTCCTGCGCGGGCTCGGCGCGGACACGACCGAGTCGGGCCCCAGGCTGGAGCGCGGACCGCGTGCGGCAGTCGGTGACTGGCCGTTGAGCCTCCAACAGGAACAGCTGTGGATCCTGGACCAGACGTTTCCCGGCCAGTCCATGTACAACGTCGCCACGCGCGTGGCCCTGCGTGGCGCCCTGGACCGCTCCGCGCTCGAACGCGCGCTCCACCGGCTGGAGCGCAGGCACGAGGTGCTGAGGACCCACATCGTCGACAAGGACGGAATCCCTGTCCAGCGCGTCGTGGAGGAGGCGCGGGTGCTCCTGGACACCGAGGACCTCTCCGCTCTGGCCGGGCACGAGCAGGAGCGGTCGCTCGACGCACTGTGCGCGCGCAGGGCGAACGAACCGTTCGATCTCGGCCGGGCTCCGCTCGCGCGGGCGTGCCTCATCCGTCTGGCGGCCGACCACCACGAACTCCTCTGGATCACGCACCACGTGGTCTGTGACGGCTGGTCCGTCACCCTGTGGCTGGGTGAGTTGCGGGCCGCCTACCTGGCCGAGACCGGCGGTCCCGCCCTCCCCGAGCCGTCCGCGCCACGCTACGTCGACTACGCGCAGTGGCAGCGAACCTGGTTGGAAGGCCCCCAGGCGGACGGCGCACGGCGCCGCGCCCGCGCCGCGTTGGAAGGCGCCGAGCCGCTGAGCCTACCGACCGACCGCGCCCCCGGCTCACAGCGGACCTTCGAAGGCGCCGTCGAGGTGGTGCCGATGGACCGGGCCCCCCTTTCCGACGTGGACGCGTTCGCACGAGCTCAGGGGGTCCCGACGCTCGCCGTGTTCACGGCCGCGTTCCAAGCCGTGCTGCACCGCTGGACAGGGCAGGAGGACCTCGTCATCGGCTCGGCGGTGGCCAACCGCAACCAGTCTCCGACCCGCTCGACCATCGGCTGCTTCACCAATGTCCTGCCCCTGCGGGGATCGCTGCGCGGAGACCAGGCCTTCGCGGACGTCGTGGCCGCCGCCGCCTCGGCCGTCCTCGATGCCCTGGAGTGGCAGGACCTACCGTTGGCGGAGGTCGTCGAAGCCGTGCGTCCGCCCCGTCCCGCCGACAGGCTGCCCCTGGTCCAGGCGACGCTCACCCTGCAGTCGGCCGCCGGTCTGGCGGCCGTCGACGACCCGTCGGAGGACGACGGCCGCGGCGCCCTGTGCTTCGAGCTCCGGCCCCAGCCCAACGGCGGTGCCCGCTTCGAGTTGGCGGTGGAGATCGGCACGAACCCGGACGGCACCTACCTCCTGGCGGAATACAACACCGGTCTCTTCGACACCGACACGATCCGCACACTGCTCGGCGCAGTGGAGACCCTCCTCGCCGACGGTATGGCCGAGCCCGAGCGCACGATCGGGGACCTGCCCCTGATGTCGGCGACCGAGCAGCGCCGCGTGACACGGGAGTGGAACCGGACCGCGGTGCCGCGTCGCCCCGCGACCCTCGACGCGGCCTTCGCGGAGCAGGCGGCGCGCACCCCCGACGCCGTGGCCCTGGAATCGCACGGTCGGGAGCTCACCTACCGGGAACTGGACGCCTGGTCCGACCGGCTCGCGCGTAGCATCCGCGCCCACGGAGTCGGGCCGGAGGACCTGGTCGGCGTGTGTGTGAACCGGTCCAACGCCCGTATCGCGGCCGTCCTGGGCGTGCTCAAGGCGGGTGCGGCCTACGTCCCTGTCGAACCGGAGCACCCGACCGAGCGGAACCACTCGCTGCTCGCGAACGCGGGCGTGTGCGCCGTGGTCGCGGACGCAGAGCACCATGGCAGGTTCGATGGCGTCGGTCCGGTCATCGGGCCGGAGGACGAGCCAGGGGACCGGGCCTTCCCGGCGCCCCGCCCCGCGCGGCCGGACAACGCCGCCTACGTTCTCTTCACCTCCGGCAGCACCGGGGCGCCCAAGGGCGTCGCCGTGAGCCATGCCAACGTGTCGCAGTTCATCGCCACCGTGCGGGAGATGTTCTCGCTCGACGAGGCGGACGTCATCCCCCAGTTCGCCGCGCTCACCTTCGACGTCTCGGTGTTCGAGATCTTCGGCACGCTACTCAGCGGCGGCAGACTGGTCATGTGCGGTGAGCAGGACCGGCGCGACCCGCATCGACTGACGGATCTGCTGGCACGCAGCGGCGCGACCGTCGTCGACCTTCCACCGGCGGTGATGGCGCTGCTGGAACCCGAGGAACTGCCGCGGCTGCGCGTCGCCTTCGTCGGCGGAGAGGCCTTCCCTGGAGGGCTCGCCTCCCGGTGGGCGGCGACCGGGTGCGCGTTCTACAACGGCTACGGGACGACGGAGAACACCGTCACGACCATCGCCAAACGGGTCGTCGGAGCGTGGCACGCCTCGCCGCCGATCGGCCGCGCCATGGCCAACCATCGGGCGTACGTGCTGGACTCCCGGATGCGCCCGGTCCCCGTCGGTATGCCCGGCGAGCTCTATGTCGGCGGATCGGGCACGGCCCGCGGGTACCTCGGCCGGCCCGGCCTGACCGCCGAGCGGTTCCTCCCCGACCCCTTCGCCCCCGGCCCCGGTGAACGCGTCTATCGCACCGGTGACCTGGCCCGCTGGCGGTCCGACGGAGATCTGGAATACCTCGGCCGACTCGACCGGCAGGTCCAGATCAGCGGACAACGCGTCGAACTCGGTGAGATCGAGTCCGTCCTGGCCGGGCTCCCCGGTGTACGCCAGGCCGTGGTCGAACCCGACGATTCGTCGCACACGACACGACTGACCGCCTATCTCAGCGGCGACACCGCCGACGACGGCCAGGAAGCGCGCAGGAGGCTTGCCGAGCTGCTGCCGGGGTATATGGTGCCCCACGCATTCATGTGGCTCGACCGCGTTCCGCTCACGCCCAGCGGCAAGGTGGACCGATCGGCCCTCCCCTCGCCGGAAGCGCCACAGCAGGGGCGGTCTCCGGCCACACCGACCGAACGCCGTCTGGTCGAGGAGGTGGTCGGGCCGTTGCTGGGCCAGGCGGTCCTCGACACCGAAGCCGACCTGTTCGAGCTCGGAGTGACCAGCATGCAGACCATGCGCATCCTCGTGCGTGTGCGCTCGGTCTTCGGAGTGCGCATCTCCCCCGGCGAGGTGTACCTGCGGCCCACTGTCGCGCGCATCGCCGCCCTCATCGACGAGGAGCGAGACCGCTCGGCACAGAGCCCGACGTTCGCCGACCTCGTCACCGAGCTGTCGGCGTTGCCCCCGGAGGAGGCGCTGCGGCGTCTGGACGAGCCAGGAGAGCACTGA